Within the Clostridia bacterium genome, the region ATAGTAAGGATATCGGATATTGTCGAAAGGAGATTAGATATGAAAAAATTTATAGGATATATTCCTGCAGTTTTATTTACAGCCTTTTATCTTATTATGAGTTTAACAGGAGCAAGTTTAATAATGCCGATGATTTTATTCTGGATGATTTGCTTCTGGTTATCTGCTTTATTACTTCATAAAGGGTTCTTCTTAGGAAGTGTTTTAGGGTTAATTCCTGCAATATATATGATTTATATGAGTACACAGTATACGGGGCAAGTTATTAACATTGAACTTCCTCTTGGTGTTATACTGATACTCTTTTATGGAATATACGGCGTTTATGTATGGAAAAGGCGAGATGAACTAAAGACAGAGAATAAGGAGATATTTATTATGGTACTTAAAGTTATTTTAACAATAGGCGTAATTTTTGTCAGTGCGTATTCTGCCTTGTTATCAATGCTTATCCTTTCCTCAGAGGGAATAAATATGATTATAGCACTTATCGGAGCGTTTATTATTCCGTCTTTACTTTTTGCTTTAATCTGGTTTAAAAAGAGAAAGAAAATTTTTCTTATCTGGCTGATAATTTTTGTTATTTATCTTATAGCACTTGGTATTAACTATGGGATGATAAAATATGATGAAAGCATTACAATAAACACATCTCCAAACATAAAAGTTTCTGAGTATTTTCCGTTTGAGGAAGATTCAAAAATAGTAAAGATAGACAGTAAAACATTAAAGTTGAAAGATAATTTGCCGAAAATTGATGGTGCAGCGGCACTTTTTCCTGTGTATTCAGCATTTGTACATGCTGTTTATCCTGATACAGTAAGACTTTACGATAATGAGGCTTTTCAATATAATAACACACCTGATGGCTACAAACTTTTAGCCGAAAAACAAACGGATGTTTTTATCGGTGTGTACCCGTCGGATGAGCAGAAAGAATATGCAAAAGAATGTAATACAACATTTAAATACACACCTATAGGTAATGAAGCGTTTGTTTTCTTTGTGCATAAGGATAACCCTGTCGAAAATCTTACAACCGAGCAAATTCAGGGTATCTATTCAGGCAAGATAACAAACTGGAAACAAGTAGGCGGAAAAAATGAAAAAATTGAAGCGTTCCAGAGAAACGAAGGAAGCGGAAGCCAAAGTATGCTTAAAAGATTTATGGGAGATGTTCCTATAATGGATGCACCAAAAGAACTTATAAACGACTTAATGGCAGGTATTATAGAAAGAGTTTCCAACTATAAGAATAGGACTAATTCTATCGGTTTTTCTTTTAGATTTTATGTTGAGGGTATTATAAAAAACCCTGATATTAAAATGGTTTCTATTGACGGTGTAAAGCCAAGTAGTGAAAATATTAAAAACGGAAGTTACTCGGTAGTAACTCCAATATATGCAGTTACATATGAAGAGCAAATAAATGAAAATGTAGATAAACTTCTTGATTTTATATTATCAGACGAAGGACAATATATTATAGAAGAAACTGGATATGTAGGGATTTTATCTGACTTTTAAAAAGTGGAAACTTTTACCGTAAATTTTAAGTCTAATAAATAACAGGGGGTGTTGTTTATGAAAAAAAGAATATTGATCATAGTTTTAGGTGTAATAATCTTGGTTATAGGTAGTATAGCCTATTTTGTTATAAATATGGATGAAGGCGCAAATGTGCAAAATGAAAATACTATCAAATACATAAAATCAGAAGAAGGCTATGACTATGGCAGTGATACTGTATATATTGCAAGGGATAAGGAAACGAATGAGTTGATTCCTTTTGCAATAGGACCTCTTGACGGATACAGTTATGCTTTTATTCAAAAAAACAGAGACTTTACTATTACCAAAGAACCGTATAATTCACCTTATAACGATTTGGGAGAAAAATATAAATATGATTCCTATATAGGCGAAATTACTTCAAGAGGACTTTTAACAGGCTTTGAAGACGGTGGCTTTAAGCCTGATAATGAACTTACAAAAGCTGAAATGGCATCAGCCTTTGCAAAATTGTTCAATATTACGGGAACAGACACTAAATCTTGCTTTAAAGATGTGCCTGAGAACCATTGGGCAAAAGAACAAATTATGTCTCTTGTGGAAAGGGGCATATTTAAAAAGAGTAAAAATTTTAATCCCGATTCATCTGTTACCCGTGAAGAAGTTGTTGATATGGCTTTTTGTATGCTTTCCGATTTTGGAATGATTGATGAAGAAAAAGATTATGATTACTCTATGTGGATAGACTATGAGGAAATTACAGATTATGCCAAAGAGTCTTTTAAGATACTCAAGGCTAACGGATATCATATCTGGTATGACCTTATTGACCATGATTTTATGGATACCTCTGATGATGAATATTATTTCTATCCAAAAAGAAGTGTAACAAGAATTGAATGTTGTGAGTTCTTATATCAGTTTATTCGTATATTCTTTAATAATAATGCACCGGCAATAGAGCGTGAAGATGCTCCTCAAATAGAAATACCCGTTTTAGATGGGTCTACATCAACCTATCCAATAACACAGAATATATATAGTTCATATTACCATAACTCTAAAAATCATCCCGATTTTCCAAAAGCACACAGTAAAACAGTTGCATCATATAAACGCCTGATTGACGGAGAGGTTGAAATGATATTCGTTCCTGACGCAGGAGAAGAGGTATTAAAATATGCAAAAGAAAAGAATGTAAAACTTAAGTTTGTACCGATTGCAAAAGAGGCACTTGTTTTCTTTACCGGAACAAATAATAAGGTTAATAATATTACCACTAATCAACTTCACGATATTTATGTTGATAACAAAATAACAAATTGGAATGAAGTTGGCGGAGATGATGGTATTCTTGCTGCTTATTGCAGAAATGAAGATAGCGGAAGCCATGCTCAAATGGAAAAGTTTATTCTTAACGGAAAACAAATAAATGAAAATATATTAAAGGAACGCACTTCTATTATGATGTCAAGTATTCTTACAGATGTTGATGATTATAACAGAAATAATGATGGTAATTATGCTATGGGGTATAGTTTGTTCTATTACTATTTAGTAAATTCTTCTGTGCTTGGTCCGCTTGATTTAAAATTCTTAAGTATCGACGGTATAGCACCAACTGAAGAAACTATTTCAGATGGAACCTACCCATATACAACAAATTACTATGCAGTAATTCGTGATGGCGAAAATAATCAGAAAGTTGATTTATTTTTAGAGTTAATGCAAGGCAAATATGGTGAAATGATTGCCGGACAAAGTGGATTAGGTGTCAGAAGATACTATGGTGAATTTAATGTTGCAAATTAAAAATTAGTAACGATATACTTCTACTGCACTGAATAAGGAGGGATGCAATATGAAAAATAAAATAACATTTTCTAAACTGTTTGTATATTGGTTTGTAACTTCCTTGATTTTAGGCTCGTTAAATATGTTCTTTGTTAAATCTTCAATTTTACATAATCTGATTTTGGCAAGTTTAGGTATTATATTGCTGATATATCCTATATATCCACATAATTTAGAAACAAAATATACACCAAAACAATGCAGATTATTTATACGCTTTTGCGGGGTAATTGAAATAATAATCTCATTTGCTACAAAAACAAAGTTTTAAGATAGGGTGGTCTGATTATGAAAAAGTTAATTAGTTTTATATTTATAACAATATTTTTATTATCAATGCCAATAAGCGCTTTTGCAGGAAGTATTCCTGAAGATTTATTGCACTCAGACGATGCGCAGATTTTCTTTGCAGAGGTTGTTTATTACCATCCTGATAAGGAAAAACCCGATATAGAATTATCGCCCATTTTTGTAATTAAAGGAGACGTTAAAACAGGGGGTAAACTTACATATTATAACCCTAATACAGTTGGCAATTTTAAGGTTAAAGAGGGTAATGTTTATCTTTTTACATACTTTGATGAACACAACCCCACAGACATATTTGAAGTTGAAAATAGTCAAATTTCAGGCATTAAACTGAAAAATATACAAGGGGATATGTGGGAACGCTTTGAAAAATATCTTAATGAGGGAAAATATTTTGAAGCAGAACAGGAACGCCGTCAAAGGCTTGGGTTACCGCTGATGATTGATAATCCCTTGGCAATGGGAAGATTGCCTTTTCTTGAAAAACCTCACTTGGGAAAGATATTTTATATTGTCTTATTTGTAATTGTGTTTACACTTGTATTTACCATCACAAGGTATCTGGTATCAAAGAAGAAAGATAAATAATCAAAGGATAAAACTCTAAAAGGGAGCTGAACAAAATGGCACAAATTTACTTTAATGTTTTTTGTCTCTACGTTTTGCCAATAATTATTGGCTTAATATTTGGCATAATGAGTTGGAAAAGAAGAAAGACATATATTTTAACTATGCTAATGATTGTTGTTTGTATGATATTATGGTGTATTATTCCCAACATACATACACACGGTAGTGAATTACCAGGTTTAATATTGTGGATGTATTCTTTTTTATCTTTAGCATTTTCTATTCTTGAAGTAGTTAAATTTATTGTTATTAAATTGAAAACAAGGGGCTAATTATATGAATTTTAGAAAAAGCAGAATTTTAATGTGGATAGGCTTTGCGATAGGTATTCTTATTATGGCTCTTGGAATAGGTTTTGAAAATGAAAAGATAACAGGTGGCTTTATGGCAGTTGGTTTTATTATATTTATTCTTGCCTTAATTCAAGCCTTTATTTACTGCATTTGCCCCTATTGTGGATATTCTCTTATGAATGTTCGCGGAGAAATTCCAAAACATTGTCCTGAGTGTGGAAAATTACTGATTGATGAGTATGAGAAGTAATTTGACTTAGTTTATTCTCAATATAAATAGCAGTATATACGCTATTTATATTTTAATTAAGCCGATTTTAGAAAAGGGGGGCTATAATGAAAAGATATGCAATAATTATTTTTACAATAATAGTCTTGATAGTATTTACAGGATGTAAAGAGGATAAAAAGAATTTATATCTTCCCGAAGCAACCAATGATAAAATATATACCACTATTGGTGGCAAAGAAAAACAGTTAGAAACAAAATCTGAATTTTGCCTTGTTTCAAAAACTAATATAATTGAGTTAAATTCAGATATAGAAAAGTTAAATATAGAGCCATTAAGCGTGGAATATGGGGCAGGAGATGGTTTTAAATGGACAATACACAAATATAGTGATATAGAAATTAAGACTTTGCTTTCTGACAACAATAAAAGCGTGATAAATAAAATATCTACAAAATCTCCTGTTTATAAGACTATAAGAGATATCGGTGTAGGAGATAGTGTGTCAAAACTAATAGATTCATACAAAAATGATTTGGAATATTCCTGGTCAATAGAAAAAAGTTACTACGTATTTGACCCCCAAAATGATATTGGATTTAAGAGAATATTTTTTTATATAGATAATGATATTATAAATGAAATTATTATTGAAGACGGTATTGATGGTTAAAAGTAATATTACTAAAAATGAAAGGGTGAGGTTGATGAAAAAGTTTTTTATTCTATACATGATTTTATGCGTTGTAATTCTATCAGGATGTGATGGTGCGAAAATAGGTGTAAATGGACCTGTGGAAAATCAGGTATCATATCTAGATGAAAAGTACGAACATAAAACATTTAAAATTATTGATGGTGTAGAAAGCGGAAACCTTATCCTTGCCGGAGCAGAAAATAGTTTTATATATGCTCTTGATGCGAACAAAGTTGATATTTTAATAGATGGCAAAAAGGCAGAACTTAAAGATTTAGAAGATGGTATGCCGATAGATGTTTATTATGAGGGCAATTTTGATAACGTTCCTCAAAAGCAAGGTGTACCCATTGATATTATATCTTTCTGTAAATTCATTAACGGTCATTCTATCGGAACTCAAAGAAATCCT harbors:
- a CDS encoding substrate-binding domain-containing protein, with amino-acid sequence MKKFIGYIPAVLFTAFYLIMSLTGASLIMPMILFWMICFWLSALLLHKGFFLGSVLGLIPAIYMIYMSTQYTGQVINIELPLGVILILFYGIYGVYVWKRRDELKTENKEIFIMVLKVILTIGVIFVSAYSALLSMLILSSEGINMIIALIGAFIIPSLLFALIWFKKRKKIFLIWLIIFVIYLIALGINYGMIKYDESITINTSPNIKVSEYFPFEEDSKIVKIDSKTLKLKDNLPKIDGAAALFPVYSAFVHAVYPDTVRLYDNEAFQYNNTPDGYKLLAEKQTDVFIGVYPSDEQKEYAKECNTTFKYTPIGNEAFVFFVHKDNPVENLTTEQIQGIYSGKITNWKQVGGKNEKIEAFQRNEGSGSQSMLKRFMGDVPIMDAPKELINDLMAGIIERVSNYKNRTNSIGFSFRFYVEGIIKNPDIKMVSIDGVKPSSENIKNGSYSVVTPIYAVTYEEQINENVDKLLDFILSDEGQYIIEETGYVGILSDF
- a CDS encoding S-layer homology domain-containing protein, producing MKKRILIIVLGVIILVIGSIAYFVINMDEGANVQNENTIKYIKSEEGYDYGSDTVYIARDKETNELIPFAIGPLDGYSYAFIQKNRDFTITKEPYNSPYNDLGEKYKYDSYIGEITSRGLLTGFEDGGFKPDNELTKAEMASAFAKLFNITGTDTKSCFKDVPENHWAKEQIMSLVERGIFKKSKNFNPDSSVTREEVVDMAFCMLSDFGMIDEEKDYDYSMWIDYEEITDYAKESFKILKANGYHIWYDLIDHDFMDTSDDEYYFYPKRSVTRIECCEFLYQFIRIFFNNNAPAIEREDAPQIEIPVLDGSTSTYPITQNIYSSYYHNSKNHPDFPKAHSKTVASYKRLIDGEVEMIFVPDAGEEVLKYAKEKNVKLKFVPIAKEALVFFTGTNNKVNNITTNQLHDIYVDNKITNWNEVGGDDGILAAYCRNEDSGSHAQMEKFILNGKQINENILKERTSIMMSSILTDVDDYNRNNDGNYAMGYSLFYYYLVNSSVLGPLDLKFLSIDGIAPTEETISDGTYPYTTNYYAVIRDGENNQKVDLFLELMQGKYGEMIAGQSGLGVRRYYGEFNVAN